A stretch of the Papaver somniferum cultivar HN1 chromosome 6, ASM357369v1, whole genome shotgun sequence genome encodes the following:
- the LOC113289128 gene encoding scopoletin glucosyltransferase-like, with translation MGSETITGHQQLHVYLFPVPAQGHMIPTVDVAKLLAARGLKSTVICTPLNAVSISKTTERDRLSGLDINVQTIPFPAAEVGLPEGIESMDKITSPEMVPKFMTAIALLQQPFEQLLEEHRPDFVIAGMFLPWATESAAKFSIPRIVFHGTSSFALSIGESLKLYKPYEAISVDADPDSSFVIPGLPDKIEMTMAQLPDHLRGKNVFSEMMEKVRESELNSYGVLVNSFYELEPAYAEHYRNILGRKTWHIGPVSLRNTDTSDKAQRGKKSTIDEHYVLNWLNSKEPNSVLYVSFGSVSRVSNNQLLELAMGLENSGYSFIWVVRQIKNDDEESFLPKGFEERIEGKGLIIRDWAPQVLILDHEAVGGFMTHCGWNSTLEGISAGVPMITWPMFAEQFHNEKFITQVIKIGAPLGAKEYNMWVDAKKVSLVMNETIATVVTQLMGDGEEAKEMRQRAKEIGEMAKRSVEEGGSSHTNLTTFIEEMKVYSKK, from the coding sequence ATGGGTTCTGAAACTATTACTGGTCATCAGCAGCTTCATGTGTATCTGTTCCCAGTCCCGGCTCAGGGTCATATGATTCCAACAGTTGATGTTGCAAAACTACTTGCTGCTCGTGGTTTAAAATCTACTGTAATCTGCACTCCTCTTAATGCAGTTTCTATTTCTAAAACGACAGAAAGAGATCGGCTATCCGGTCTAGATATCAATGTTCAAACCATTCCGTTCCCTGCTGCCGAAGTAGGATTACCTGAAGGAATTGAAAGTATGGATAAGATCACTTCTCCTGAGATGGTTCCCAAGTTTATGACTGCTATTGCATTGCTTCAACAACCATTTGAGCAGCTTTTGGAAGAACACCGCCCAGATTTTGTCATCGCGGGTATGTTCTTGCCATGGGCAACTGAGTCCGCAGCTAAATTTAGTATTCCTCGAATTGTCTTTCATGGAACAAGCAGCTTTGCTCTCAGTATCGGAGAGAGCTTAAAACTTTACAAACCATACGAGGCAATCAGTGTCGATGCTGACCCAGATTCCTCATTTGTGATCCCGGGTCTTCCAGACAAGATAGAGATGACCATGGCACAGTTACCAGACCATTTAAGAGGTAAAAATGTGTTCTctgagatgatggaaaaagtaagAGAATCCGAGCTAAATAGCTATGGAGTCTTGGTTAACAGTTTTTACGAGCTGGAGCCAGCTTACGCCGAGCACTACAGAAATATCTTGGGAAGAAAAACATGGCATATTGGCCCTGTTTCGCTTCGAAATACTGATACTTCAGATAAAGCTCAAAGAGGAAAGAAATCTACCATTGATGAACATTATGTTTTGAACTGGCTGAACTCAAAGGAGCCGAATTCCGTTCTTTATGTTTCTTTCGGGAGTGTATCGCGTGTTAGCAACAATCAGTTGCTAGAACTAGCAATGGGTCTTGAGAATTCAGGATATTCATTCATTTGGGTTGTGCGGCAAATAAAGAACGACGATGAAGAGAGTTTCTTACCAAAAGGTTTTGAGGAGAGAATCGAAGGAAAGGGTCTCATAATCAGAGACTGGGCGCCACAAGTACTTATTCTCGACCATGAAGCGGTAGGCGGATTTATGACTCATTGTGGATGGAATTCAACGTTGGAAGGTATAAGTGCAGGGGTTCCTATGATAACTTGGCCCATGTTCGCTGAACAGTTCCATAACGAGAAATTTATCACTCAAGTGATTAAGATAGGAGCTCCATTAGGAGCCAAAGAGTACAACATGTGGGTTGACGCGAAAAAAGTGTCACTAGTGATGAACGAGACGATAGCGACGGTGGTCACTCAGCTGATGGGTGACGGAGAAGAAGCCAAGGAAATGAGACAACGAGCTAAAGAAATTGGCGAAATGGCCAAGAGGTCTGTGGAAGAAGGCGGTTCATCTCATACCAACTTGACTACTTTTATCGAGGAAATGAAAGTCTATTCCAAGAAATGA